The sequence TTGATGTCAATGCCCTCGTAATCGCGATCTCGCAGCCAGCGAGCCGCCGCGACAAGGTCCGCCGAAATGCCGCTGAAAATCTGAACCGAAAGCGGCCGGTCGTCGTCCGTGGTGGCGACAAGTTCCAGCGACTTGCGATTTTCCCCGACGAGCATCTTCGCCTGAACCAAATCGGTCGTCGCCAGCCCGAGCCCGCCCAGCCGCCGCAGCATCCGGCGAAACGCAAGGTGAGTATAGCCCGCCAGCGGAGCCAGAAAGAATCGGCTCGGCAGCCTGCGGCCACCGATCGTCATTGAACCATCCGCCGGCGCCGCAGCAACGCTCGTCATCGGTCCCCATCCTTCCGCAACCATATTCCCGCGCCGTTCCGCAGCGGTATCCCGAACGTCGTCAGCGCGCGGTGAAGTTCCATCAGCGGCAAGCCAATTACATTCGTCAGACTTCCCTGAACCTGCCGAACAAAGACGGACGCCAGGCCCTGAATCGCATATCCTCCCGCCTTGCCGCGATATTCGCCGGTGGAAATGTACCAGTCGACAAACTGTGGCGTGAGTTCTTCCAGCCACACAGTCGTTTTCACAGTCTCGCGGCGAACCGGCATCCGATCCGACTCCGCCGGCACTCCGGCCTGAAAACACGTCCAGACTTCGTGAGCCTGCCCGGACAAATAGTCGGCCATCCACTGCCGCAACTGATCCTCACCGCCGACCTCGTCAGGCTGGCCCAGAACGACCTTCCCGTCTCCCGACTGAGCAACGACCACCGTGTCCGCACAAACGATACACACCTGCTGGCCCCCAGGCTGCGGCAGATTTCGGACCTGCCCGGCAACATCATCAAACTTTTG is a genomic window of Planctomycetaceae bacterium containing:
- a CDS encoding tRNA-dihydrouridine synthase family protein produces the protein MTSVAAAPADGSMTIGGRRLPSRFFLAPLAGYTHLAFRRMLRRLGGLGLATTDLVQAKMLVGENRKSLELVATTDDDRPLSVQIFSGISADLVAAARWLRDRDYEGIDINMGCPMAKVNGSGGGARLMCSADDAAEMVGRVLDAVDVP
- a CDS encoding Maf family protein, encoding GGKGIAARLFHDPRWRNWFAADVRLLGFFGRCGGDVCLMKVVLGSRSPQRRELMGWLVDERDLLAVPPECSDELSFHGLDRDDAIADQLGEIVQQKFDDVAGQVRNLPQPGGQQVCIVCADTVVVAQSGDGKVVLGQPDEVGGEDQLRQWMADYLSGQAHEVWTCFQAGVPAESDRMPVRRETVKTTVWLEELTPQFVDWYISTGEYRGKAGGYAIQGLASVFVRQVQGSLTNVIGLPLMELHRALTTFGIPLRNGAGIWLRKDGDR